The sequence CAGCGGTCGTCGTTCGGCGTCACCAGGCCGAGGTGATAACGCAGCGAACCGGCGAACGGATCGCGGTGCGGATTCAAAGTGCCGCCCGGCGCCAGTTCGGCGAACATGGCGGCCTTGACGCTCGGCGTGCGGCGCAGCAGCGCCACGGTCTTCGGACAGAACTGCTCGGCCGACGGATGGCTGGCGTCATACCATTTCAGGTAGAAGCGTTTCCAGCCGGCCTTGAAGAAAGAGTTGAAGCCGGCGTCGTCATTTTTTTCCGCGGCACGGATTTTTTCCAGGCCAATCAGGCCCTGTGCTTCATCGCGGATGGTTTCCCAGTTGTCTTCCAGGATCTTGAGGTCGGCGAAGGTGCTGGTCGGCAAATAAGGCGTGTTGGTCGGCACCTTCGAGAACATGTACATGAAGATGTTGAGCGGCGCCATGATCGACGAATGGTCGAACAGCTGCCGGAAAAACGGCAAGCGCGCCTTGCCGCGAAAGTGGACATACAACACCGACAAAATGAAAATACTGACTACTGCCCATTTCATAAAAATGTGCTCCGTTACAAATAAGCCGCCATTTTATCTCTTTTGCGCCTGTTATCTGTTATCCAAGCCGTTTGTTACCCTGGCTTGTTGCACGGGAGAATGTTTAAGGATGTGGCTGCCTTCATTGCCGCCGGCAATATTTCAGTGATAAAATTGCGGCTCCTTAGGGGAGTAGCCGCCTTCGAGTCTTTCGAAGAGCGCATGTCAACATACTTGGCGCTGTATCCAATTTACGCCATGGCATGCGCGACCGCACGGTTTGGCAAGACCTATGGTGCATGTCCTTCACCCGGCCGGGCGAAGGCGTCGCGCCATTCGTCAGTGCCCGGCCCTCAGGATGTCCCATGTTTAATTATCGCCAATGGCAGTGCCGGCGCACCGCTGCAGCCAGCTTTCCCCCCGTATTATTGCTTGTCTTGTCCCATGCATTCGTGGCCGGGGTGCGCGCATGATGCTCGCTATCGCCTTGCTGCTCGGCTCTGCCGTCGTCATCTACTTGTCCTGTGAATATTTCGTCAATAGCATCGAATGGGTAGGGCGCCGGCTCGGCATTGCCCAGAGCGCGGTAGGGACGGTGCTGGCGGCGTTCGGCACGGCCTTGCCGGAAAGCGTGGTGACCTTTGTCGCCGTAGTGTTCGGGCGCGATGCCGCGCACCGCGAAATCGGCGTCGGCGCCGCCCTCGGCGGTCCGCTGGTGTTGGCCACCATCGCTTATGCAGTGGTGGGGCTGATGTTCATCCTGAACCGCAAGAAGCTCGGCAGCATCCTGCTCTCTGCCAGCGCCGCCGCACGCCTGAGCCGGGATCAAGCCTGGTTCATCGGGATATTCGTGGTCAAGGTCGGCCTCGGGTTGGTGGCGTTTGCCATCAAGCCCTGGCTGGGCGTGTTTTTCCTGCTGGCCTATGGTGTCTACATCTGGGGCGAAATGCGCAAGGAAGAAGATGCCGATGCCGAGATCCACGAGCTGGAGCCGCTCAAGTTCCGTCCCCACGATCCGCAGCCGGTGCTGGGCTGGGCATTGCTGCAGACGTTGGTGGCGCTAGTGGTGATTTTCCTTAGCTCGCAGCTGTTCGTGCATCAGCTCGGTGAAATTTCTCCCTGGCTCGGCATCTCGCCGCAGCTGACTGCCTTGTTGCTGAGTCCGATTGCAACCGAACTGCCGGAAATCCTGAACGCCGTGATCTGGGTCCGGCAGGGCAAGCAGACGCTGGCCCTGAGCAATATCAGCGGCGCGATGATGATCCAGGCCACCATCCCGACCGCGCTGGTGCTGATCTTTACGCCGTGGATGCTCAGCCCGGCATTGATCTGGGCTGCCGCGGTCACCATGATCTCGATGTTCGGCCTGTATGCCTTGCTGCGCAAAGGCATGCTGAGCGGCGGCATCCTTGCGCTGTTCGGCTTGCTGTATGTGGTGTTTGCCGCTGGCCTTGGATGGATAGGCGTGCACTAACTGTTATGGTCAGAGTTTGTCAGGAGCGCGCACCCAAGGCAATCACCGCCGCGCCTGACAATGCCAGTCCTGCCCCCAGCAGATCGGTTCAGCGCGGCGCAATGCCGTCGACGCTCCACAGCCAGAAAATTGCCGTGGCGATATACACCGCACCGTAAGCC comes from Collimonas pratensis and encodes:
- the lpxO gene encoding lipid A hydroxylase LpxO, with amino-acid sequence MKWAVVSIFILSVLYVHFRGKARLPFFRQLFDHSSIMAPLNIFMYMFSKVPTNTPYLPTSTFADLKILEDNWETIRDEAQGLIGLEKIRAAEKNDDAGFNSFFKAGWKRFYLKWYDASHPSAEQFCPKTVALLRRTPSVKAAMFAELAPGGTLNPHRDPFAGSLRYHLGLVTPNDDRCFIEVNQQRYSWRDGQGVVFDETYIHWAQNGCDSNRIIIFCDIERPMRYRWAQAINRWLGRHMMSAAASPNETGDETGGINKLFRFVWAAGQYRRRLKKFSKPLYMCIKFGLIIGVVLAIIYL
- a CDS encoding sodium:calcium antiporter — its product is MMLAIALLLGSAVVIYLSCEYFVNSIEWVGRRLGIAQSAVGTVLAAFGTALPESVVTFVAVVFGRDAAHREIGVGAALGGPLVLATIAYAVVGLMFILNRKKLGSILLSASAAARLSRDQAWFIGIFVVKVGLGLVAFAIKPWLGVFFLLAYGVYIWGEMRKEEDADAEIHELEPLKFRPHDPQPVLGWALLQTLVALVVIFLSSQLFVHQLGEISPWLGISPQLTALLLSPIATELPEILNAVIWVRQGKQTLALSNISGAMMIQATIPTALVLIFTPWMLSPALIWAAAVTMISMFGLYALLRKGMLSGGILALFGLLYVVFAAGLGWIGVH